Genomic DNA from Chlorocebus sabaeus isolate Y175 chromosome 6, mChlSab1.0.hap1, whole genome shotgun sequence:
GGATAAGACCTGGTGGGAGCGGTGGCGGTGCAGGTGGAACTGGAGCCAGGGGCCATGGGGAACATAACGCTCATCCTGCCGGCCAAGGGCAAGAGGGGGTGCATTTAATAAGAGATAACACAGAAGAATAGGACCATGGGCAAAGGTCCTGGGCCTGCAGCTGTGGGGCCTGGTCTCCCTGCCGGTCCGCGGCCTTGGCCTATGTTCTAAGGCCACCCAGGAGTCTGAGGGACGCGGGAGGGGAAGTCATGCAACCCAGCGGGGCAGCATGTACCCTGCTCCCAGCATAGCCTGGCCATGCTGTTCTCCCAGGATAACATCTCTGTCCCCACACCCCAGGGCCAACATCAACCTCCTCCAGCTCACGGTCCTGCCTCCCCTGGCCCTCCAGCACCAGCCCTGCGCCAACAGCCCAGCAATACTCTGGCCATCACCCCCACAGCCCGCAGAGGCCACAGTCAGTCTCTTGATCTTCCTGAGCCATGGATGCCATCAGTCCAGTGCCCCGGGTATCCAGGAGAGCCTTCCCACCCTGATGACCTGGGCATCATGGTGGAGAGGGGCTCAGGCCTGCTAACCCCTCTCCTGCCACCTGCCAGGGGCCCCAATTGTCCTCTTTCCACTGGCACCCCTGTTCCTGCAGCCCCCTCCTGTACCAAGCTCCACCTGGGCTCTGCAACACAGCAGTGACTGAGAGACCCTCATCCCTGCCTTCAGGGAGCCCAGTTTGCTGGGGGATGGCAGTGCATCTCACCACCCACTTCAGCACACCCAGGCCTGACTGGAGGGGCCAAATCCCCTCCCTCAGCTTGTCAACTGCTGGGAGTGGAAGCAGCCCAGCCTCTACACCGAATCCCTCCAGCTGCCCCATGCCAGCTCCCATCCTCCGGCACCCCCGACAGGTGGCCCTGTGAACACAGGGGCTCCCCGGGGCTGGGTCTTGGGACCTTCCTTCCTCATGTCTCTCAACTACACAGGTTCCTGAATTGCCTGTTTCCTCGAGGCACAAGATTCCCCGATTCTCTGATCCTCTGATACCTACAGGATGTCCAACAGTTCCATTCCCAGAAATGGTATCGGACTTCACAAGTTATGGGGGTCAGTCCCACAGGGCTGCACCCATGTCAGATGCCACCCATACTTCTGGCAAGCAGGCTAATAAATTGGGAGTTCCCACCACCCCCActtcaggtttgataatttgctagaacagctcacagaactcCAGAAAATGCTCACAAATGGAGGAGGCGCACAGGGCAAGGTATGGGGTGGGCCATGAAGCTTCCATGCCTTTTCCAGGCGTGCCACCCTCCCAGCGCCTCCATATTTTCCCCTAAaccccattattattattatttattattattattttgagacagggtcttactctgttgaccaggctggagtgcagtggtacaatcacggctcactgcagcccacacctcctgagctcaggtgatcctcccacctcagcctcccacacagctgggactacaggcatgcgccaagccaggctacttttttttgttgtttgtattgAGATGGTGTTtccccgtgttgcccaggctggtctcaaactcctgggctcaagtgatccgccctctttggcctcccaaagtgctaggattacaggcatgagccaccatgcctggccaactgcCTATTTTTCGGCTTAGGTTCTATGAAGAATGTGTATCAGTGTGAGGAAACACTTTGTAGATCTTAAAGGGAGCAGACTGGGTGGGGGAGAGGGGCCAGCCTGCCCAGACTTCCTGGGTTCTGGgtagcattccttcctccagggTATGGGCAGGACCCTCCTGGAATGACGGTCTTCAAGGGAGCAGGCAGAGAGTGACCTTTGCCGgctttgtggcttttttttctttttttttacggGAGAAGGGCTCCAGTTTCTCTGACCTGCCTTGGGGAGGAGGAATTCTGGTTTCTATGGTTTCCAGAGGAGAAAGGGGCTAGAGgtaggagggcaggagaaggtcagaaagACTCGATTCTGAGTTTTCCGATGCCCTGCTCAGGGCCAAGGCCTTGAGGGTGGCAGGGGTGGCGGGGGGAGGTTCTGTTTTGTGAGCCCCATCTCATTTGCATATAtgtgattgattaaatcattggccactgGTGATTGAGCTCAATGTCTAACCAAGAACCAGGAACAACCAAATACTCTTTCACACTCCCTATCCCAGCCCTCAGCGTCTGCCCAAGACCCCAAACTGCCTCCCACGTAGCCAATTTTTCATCTGCCCTGCCTGGGTGGCTCAGGTGACTTAGCTTGTAGTCTTCTTTCAGTGAACTCCTCTTCACATCTCAAAACCCTTGCCAGCAGCCCCCTCATCTGGGGAGCCTGTCTTGCAGGGGCCCTGCCTGTGAGTTCTCACCCACTGGGGACAGGGATATCCCAGTCCACTTCCAACTCCCTCAGACTGGGGCCCCTTCAGGGTGAGGCCTGGACCCAGAGTCTTAAGCCCTCATCCTCCAAGGTCAGGCCCTGTCTCTTGCAAACGTTCCCAACTATCCACCTTTTGGGCCAGTTCCAGTGGTGGAAACTTTCCGGCCTCCAGGCGCTTGTTTTGGAAAGTTCCTGGGGGAGCTGCCCCGGCCTGCCCGCTGGGTTCCCACGCTCTCTTATCAGCGCGCATGAGGGGGGCGCCCTGCTGTGCAGGCCTCATTCCTCCCCTGCCTGGGCCCTGCCCGCCTGTgtgtcccctccccttcccagcgAACAACCTCCCCCTCGGGTCCACCCCTGCCAAGCCCTGCTGCAGGTGGGGAAACAGGCCAAACAGGCCCCATGCTTGTGAGCCCCGTGGGGACACAGTAACTTTGTCCCCTCTGAGATGGATGGGAGCGGACATGGGGAGCCAGGGGATGGGACTGCCTGGTAGGTGCTGCTGCCCACGGAGGGGGAGTAGGTGGCAGCGTGGCTCCGAGGAGATTCTGGCTTTGGAGTTCTGGTCCTCTGCCTGTTTCCCCTGCAGTGTCTCTGACCCAGAACTCCTACCCCACCCCCAGAGGTCCAGCTTCCCTGCCCAGCTCCACTCCATGGCTTATGGCTGGGCTCGTGCCTCATTGTCCTCTTGTATAGGGGGAATAGGCAGCCATGCGCCCCTGGGGGCTGCGGAGCGAGCGAGGTGAACCTATACGCGCCGCGCTCGTGGACGCCCGGCCACTTCTGCCAGACGAGGACCCGATGGCCACGATGGCTCTGAGTTGTCGGGCCTCGAACCGGGTCTCCAGACATTGGGCCCCTCCCCCCCAACGCGGGAGAGGCGGGgaagggggcggggcgggggcggggccgcagCGCTTTTCTCCGGAGGTCGCGCGCCCGAGAGCCCGCGCTGTTAGCCACCGCTGCCTGAGTCGACTCTGCGCCGGTGAGTGCGGTTCGGGGCGGGGATGGCCTCCCTGGGGACCCAGGCTGGCTTGGCCCGGCCACTTAGAGTCCCCGCTGACCCCCCTGCTCACCCCTGGACTCCAGCCCGCCACGATGGAGGCCGCCGCCCAGTTCTTCGTCGAGAGCCCGGACGTGGTCTACGGCCCCGAGGCCATCGAGGCGCAATACGAGTACCGGACGACGCGCGTCAGCCGGGAGGGCGGCGTCCTCAAGGTAGAccagggggctggggaagggggcaTGCTAGGGAGAGCGGGGCGGCGCGGGGAGAAGGGCATGGGACCCGGGGTTCACTGCGCGGCCTGTCTTCAGGTGCACCCCACGTCCACGCGCTTCACCTTCCGGACCGCCCGGCAGGTGCCCCGGCTTGGGGTCATGCTTGTCGGCTGGGGCGGGAACAACGGCTCCACACTCACTGCCGCGGTGCTGGCCAACCGGCTGCGTCTGTCCTGGCCCACGCGCAGCGGCCGCAAGGTGGGGGCGGGAGGGGCGTGGTGGGCTGGAAGGCTTGGTGGGAGTCCTTGCGGGCGGGGGCGGGAGTCTGCAGGGGGCGGGGCTCTGCGGGACCGGGGGACTCTAGGGGGCGGGGTTCTGCGGGGCGGGGGGGCTGCAGGGTCGAGAGACCTTCCCGGGGCTGGAGGCCTGCAGTGGGCTAGAGACCTGCAGGGGGCGAGGCTCTGTGCGGCGGGAGGGCTTgcagggggcggggcctggctgCAGGCGGACCCCGGGGAGGGGTTTCGCGAGGTAGCGGGGGCTCCTTGGGAGTCTTACAGGGGCGGAGCTTAAGGTGCGGGAGGTCTCGGGGAGGGGCCTGGGGGCAGCGGCTTCCGTCCTGGCTGGGAGCCCGGAACTGAAAAACGCCCGAAAGTGGGGCGGGGCTTGAGAGTCTAGGCGGGGCCCAGGCCGGGTCGCGGCCCCTTCGCCACGCCCCCCCGTCACCTCTCCGTGTCTGCTGCCCCCCCAAGGAGGCCAACTACTACGGCTCGCTGACTCAGGCAGGCACCGTGAGCCTGGGCCTGGACGCCGAGGGCCAGGAGGTGTTCGTGCCCTTCAGCGCGCTGCTGCCCATGGTGGCGCCCAACGACCTCGTGTTCGATGGTGGGCGGAGCCCTGGGCCGGGGTGGGGAGGGATGGGAGATTGGGTCTGGAGGGGCCCAGGATCCGGGCAGGGCCGAGTGTGAGGATCCCCCCAGGCTGGGACATCTCGTCGCTGAACCTGGCTGAGGCGATGCGGCGCGCGAAGGTGCTGGATTGGGGGCTGCAGGAGCAACTGTGGCCGCACATGGAGGCCCTGCGGCCCCGGCCTTCTGTTTACATACCCGAGTTCATCGCGGCCAACCAGAGCGCGCGCGCGGACAACCTCATCCCGGGCTCGCGCGCGCAGCAGGTGCTGTCCCATCCTGCATCCCTTGCTCCCTGCCACCTGTCCACTTGGTTCCCCCTTTTTGCCCCACCCCGTGAGTCCAGGCCCCATTTGACACCTGGGGAACTGAGTGACCCAGGCCTCTGAGTCTGAGAGCATATACACCCGCTCCATCCTCCCCACACCCTCTTCATCCTCCCCACAGTTGGAGCAGATCCGCAGGGACATCCGAGACTTCCGGTCTAGCGCGGGGCTGGACAAAATCATCGTGCTGTGGACGGCGAACACGGAGCGCTTCTGTGAGGTGATTCCAGGCCTCAACGACACAGCCGAGAACCTACTACACACCATTGAGGTGGGCGCACGCCCGGGTGGAGTGGGTCAGGCAGGGCCAGTCCCAAACACAGCTCTGTGCTGACTGCCCACCTTGCCCACAGCTTGGTCTGGAGGTGTCGCCCTCCACACTCTTCGCCGTGGCCAGCATCCTAGAGGGCTGTGCCTTCCTCAATGGGTCCCCGCAGAACACCCTGGTGCCCGGAGCCCTTGAGCTCGCATGGCAGCGCCGGGTTTTTGTGGGCGGAGATGACTTCAAGTCAGGCCAGACCAAAGTCAAGTCCGTGCTCGTGGACTTCCTCATTGGCTCCGGCCTCAAGGTGCGTGGGCCTAGGGGGCTGCGGAGTGCAGGAAGGGGGCCTGGGCCGCGAGCACCTGGCTTGTAGGGCCACAGGGCCTGCAGCTGCTGGGGCGTCCCTTGTACCTACAGACCATGTCCATCGTGAGTTACAACCACCTGGGCAACAACGATGGGGAGAACCTGTCGGCGCCATTGCAGTTCCGCTCTAAGGAGGTGTCCAAAAGCAACGTGGTGGACGACATGGTGCAGAGCAACCCAGTGCTCTATGCGCCCGGCGAGGAGCCTGACCACTGCGTGCGTGGGGCGCGGGCACGGGCGCTGGGTTGCCCGGCGAGGGGTGGTGGGAACCCGGGCAAACTCCTGCTGCACTCCAGGTGGTCATCAAGTATGTGCCATACGTGGGTGACAGCAAGCGCGCGCTGGATGAGTATACCTCGGAGCTGATGCTGGGCGGAACCAACACACTGGTGTTGCACAACACATGCGAGGTGCAGTTCGGCTTCAGGGGCTGCTGTGGGAGGCGGGGCTTGgccaccacccccacctcctgaccCACCCGTCCCGCAGGACTCGCTGCTGGCCGCACCCATCATGCTGGACCTCGCACTGCTGACCGAACTGTGCCAGCGTGTGAGTTTCTGCACTGACGCCGACCCCGAGCCGCAGACCTTCCACCCCGTGCTATCCCTGCTCAGCTTCCTCTTCAAGGCGCCACTGGTGCCACCGGGCAGCCCGGTGGTCAATGCGCTTTTCCGCCAGCGCAGCTGCATCGAGAACATCCTCAGGTGTGCCCCAGCCTCCAGGTTCCCCATTCAGGGCCCAGATACCCCCTGGCTAAGCTATGCACAGGGCTTGGGGGGCTATAGGCGGTGTCTGGCTCTGCTAAGCTGTACGGCCTCTCCAGGGCCTGCGTGGGGCTCCCGCCACAGAACCACATGCTACTGGAGCATAAGATGGAGCGCCCAGGGCCCGTCCTCAAGCGAGTCGGACCCGTGGCTGCTGCCTGCCCTGTGTTGAACAAGAAAGGACCGGTACCCGCTGCCACCAACGGCTGCACTGGTGATGCCAATGGGCATCCGCAAGTGGAGGAACCCCAGATGCCCACCACCTGAGGCCCTGGTCACACAGCTTCCCAGCTGTTCCTCCCTGCTGCCCCCCAAGACCCCACCTTGCTAGGCCCCCACAAAGACAATAAAGGCGCTGCCACTCTTAGCCCTCCTTCCACCCAGGGTTCTTGGGGCCTGTGACCTGACTGCCTCCCTCTACTTTGACTCTGAGCGCCCAGCTTCAGTCCCACTCCCTCTGCCCATGGTCATCACCCCAACTCCCAGGGAGAGCCCAGAACCTGGAGCCTTGCTCTGCCCCCAGTTCTCAAAGGTGGGGCTAGATGGGGGCGTGGGGGAACATCAGACCACAGGGTGGAGGGTGTGGTGGCCGAAGGCCAAAAAGGGAATCTGAGACAAGctaccaaaaaccaaaaccagctTCCATTTATTGATGGGCCCCACCCCCTGACGTCCTGGGGAGAGGGGCCCCCCAAAGAGCCCTCTGGGACAAAATACAAATGGCAGGAAGGGTCCATACAGAAAAGAACGTCTCTGAGGTCCTTGcgtttttaataaaatgataagtCTTTCTTGTGGGGCCTCCCAGCCGGGCAAGCCTTGATTGGCCAGGAGTCCAGGTGCCCGAGGTGTGACCTCAGCCCCTCGCCCTGAGCAGGGGTGCTGGGCAGAAGCCTAGGCCCGCAGAGGCCCGGGGCTGCCGCCCCATCACACGCTCATGGTCATCCCTGGCGAGTACTGCGGAGAGAGGAGGGGGCAGCGCGCAGGGGCCGAGTTTAGCTTCGGAAGAGGCTGAGACCCGCCCCCAGGGACAATGGGggacagggcagggctgggtccTGGGCAGACGGTTGGGGATAGGAGGGAACGGGGGAGGGGCGATGCGTGGGGAGGCCGCCCTGGGGCGCGGGTCCCGGGGTGGGGGCGGATGGCATCGGGACGGTGAAACAGGAGTGGGAGGTGGTGGGGTGTGAGGAGAGGTTGGGGAGAGGGGAAGTATGCCGCGGCCGCCCCCCCACCTGGCCCGCCGCGGTCACGGTCTTGCTCTGGCCCCCCGGCCGCCCCGCCGGGGCCTGCCCGCCAGGCCCCTCCGGCCCGACGCCGCCGCGGGGGGGGAGTCGACGCAGTCGCTTACGCTTTCGCTCGGGAACGGGTGCAGGAAGGTCCCGGCGGCCGCCATCTCGCCGTCGTCCCGCGGGGTGCCCGGGGCGTTGCTCAGGCCGGCCACGGCGCCGGGAGAGCTCTGGGGGTGGCCGCGGTCAGCGCGGAACTCCCTGCCCCGCCCCCCGCTCCCACCCCTTCCCGGGTCCCCCCCCTCCGAAGGAGCGCGGCCCCCTTACCTTCGGCAACCCGTCCATGTCGCCCGAGCCTGCGGACCGACAGACACGGGCACCGGCTCAGACGTGCTGACGCCAGGACGCCAGGCCCCCCGGCCTCCAGGGGCCGAAGACCCTCGCGAGCTTCCTCCGCTGCCGCgcccccaccctgcccagcccgCCAGGAACCCCGGGACTGAGGCCAGGTGGAGGGTTGGGCCTGGGGGGGAGGGGCGGTCAGTGCATCCCCTGGTTTGGTCGCTGGATCCCGCTCCAGGTGGGGGCAGCCCCTGTCACTGAGTGGTCCCCCGGGGGCTCAGGGCGCCACTAGACGCCTCCACCTGACAGGCGGGCTGACTGGTGAGGGGAGGCAGCCAGGGAGCGCACGGGCccggaaggcaggaaggcagcgTGGGCAGGAGCAGGGACGCCCACTCACCCAGGGATCCGTTCACATGGTGAGGCTCCATCGCGCTCATGGCGGCCATGGGGCCCTCCGGGCCAGGGCCGAGCGGGAACTGCAGGCATGAGGACAGCGTGGGTCTCTGGCCACCCATTCCCTCAGTGGGGTCACCACCTCGAGAAGCACCCCCGCAAGCCCCCACTCACATTAGCCCTGCCGGCGCCCGGCCCGATGGGGTTCATGATAGTATACATGTTTTCGCTGGAGTTAGTGGAATCTGGGGGAGATCAGGGGACAGGAACGGTGCCAGGTGTGACGGGGTTTC
This window encodes:
- the ISYNA1 gene encoding inositol-3-phosphate synthase 1 is translated as MEAAAQFFVESPDVVYGPEAIEAQYEYRTTRVSREGGVLKVHPTSTRFTFRTARQVPRLGVMLVGWGGNNGSTLTAAVLANRLRLSWPTRSGRKEANYYGSLTQAGTVSLGLDAEGQEVFVPFSALLPMVAPNDLVFDGWDISSLNLAEAMRRAKVLDWGLQEQLWPHMEALRPRPSVYIPEFIAANQSARADNLIPGSRAQQLEQIRRDIRDFRSSAGLDKIIVLWTANTERFCEVIPGLNDTAENLLHTIELGLEVSPSTLFAVASILEGCAFLNGSPQNTLVPGALELAWQRRVFVGGDDFKSGQTKVKSVLVDFLIGSGLKTMSIVSYNHLGNNDGENLSAPLQFRSKEVSKSNVVDDMVQSNPVLYAPGEEPDHCVVIKYVPYVGDSKRALDEYTSELMLGGTNTLVLHNTCEDSLLAAPIMLDLALLTELCQRVSFCTDADPEPQTFHPVLSLLSFLFKAPLVPPGSPVVNALFRQRSCIENILRACVGLPPQNHMLLEHKMERPGPVLKRVGPVAAACPVLNKKGPVPAATNGCTGDANGHPQVEEPQMPTT